One segment of Uranotaenia lowii strain MFRU-FL unplaced genomic scaffold, ASM2978415v1 HiC_scaffold_19, whole genome shotgun sequence DNA contains the following:
- the LOC129759557 gene encoding cleavage stimulation factor subunit 1: MMRDADFVDPKNVVKCRELLYRLMISQLFYDGHHQLAVELTGLVRADPPCPPSDRLLNIFRQACQIDSSKQSNVFDEISSGLDLEFEIESSAMAPEPASYETAYVTSHKAACRAGCFSYDGQLVATGSVDASIKILDVDRMLAKSAPDEQDAGREQQGHPVIRTLYDHTDEVAYLEFHPKDQILASGARDSTVKLFDISKASVKKAHRVLSDCAPVRCLAFHPTGDYMAVGTDHPVLRVYDVQTGQCFVSAIPSQQHTDSITCIRYAVNAKVYASGSMDGSIKLWDGVSGRCINTFAQAHDGSEICSVVFTRNGKYLLSSGQDSLVKLWELSTSRCLIAYTGAGTTGKQEHQTQAVFNHTEDYVLFPDEVTTSLCSWNSRNASRCHLMSLGHNGAVRFIVHSPNHPAFLTCSDDYRARFWVRRSNSH; the protein is encoded by the exons ATGATGCGTGACGCCGATTTTGTAGATCCGAAAAATGTGGTCAAATGTCGGGAATTACTCTATCGACTTATGATAAG TCAACTTTTCTACGATGGGCATCACCAACTGGCGGTGGAATTGACCGGATTAGTTAGGGCCGATCCACCCTGCCCGCCAAGTGATCGACTCTTGAACATCTTCCGGCAGGCTTGCCAAATTGATTCTAGCAAGCAGAGCAATGTTTTCGACGAAATAAGCTCCGGGCTAGATTTGGAGTTCGAAATCGAAAGCAGCGCCATGGCACCGGAACCGGCTTCGTATGAAACGGCCTATGTCACTTCGCACAAGGCCGCATGCCGGGCTGGTTGTTTCAGCTATGACGGGCAGCTGGTGGCTACTGGCAGTGTCGATGCCAGTATTAAGATTCTGGATGTCGACCGGATGTTGGCCAAATCAGCACCGGACGAGCAGGATGCCGGAAGAGAGCAGCAGGGCCACCCGGTTATAAGGACCCTGTATGATCACACAGATGAGGTGGCTTATCTTGAGTTTCACCCGAAGGATCAGATTCTTGCTTCGGGTGCCCGCGATAGTACCGTTAAACTTTTTGATATATCCAAAGCATCGGTCAAGAAAGCTCATAGG GTTCTAAGCGATTGCGCTCCGGTGCGTTGTCTAGCATTCCACCCGACCGGAGATTACATGGCCGTTGGTACCGATCATCCTGTTTTGCGTGTGTACGACGTCCAAACCGGTCAATGTTTTGTCAGCGCCATTCCATCGCAACAGCACACCGATTCAATCACCTGTATCCGATATGCGGTCAACGCAAAGGTGTATGCCAGCGGCAGCATGGATGGAAGCATCAAGTTGTGGGACGGCGTCAGCGGACgatgtatcaacactttcgctCAGGCACACGATGGGTCCGAGATCTGTTCAGTGGTTTTCACTCGCAACGGCAAGTATTTGCTCTCTTCCGGCCAGGATTCGCTAGTTAAATTGTGGGAACTCAGCACGAGTCGTTGCCTGATCGCTTACACCGGAGCCGGAACAACTGGAAAACAGGAACATCAAACCCAGGCTGTTTTCAATCATACCGAAGACTATGTACTGTTCCCCGATGAGGTGACCACATCTTTGTGTTCGTGGAATTCCCGTAATGCTTCTCGTTGTCACCTGATGTCCCTGGGGCATAACGGAGCTGTTCGATTCATTGTCCATTCGCCAAACCACCCGGCATTCTTGACCTGTTCGGACGATTATCGAGCTCGGTTTTGGGTGCGCCGCTCGAATTCACACTAA
- the LOC129759558 gene encoding serine-rich 25 kDa antigen protein isoform X1, which yields MSDTAEPAPAAPTTPAAEEVAAPVEPEVKTPTKRTPSKRKDAFQRESEELLKTMGIDPNEEGGRRRTRASTRGTPTTPATPPAKKAAASTPSGRGRGRGKKNDGEDASPESETKTPKKRGRPAKKEEEEVEETGESKTEESNANDEDEPKEKQAKLDEVDSKANENEVHEETEQKKVGEDKSENVEKAENVTEEKVKSDPSPEPEKMEVDSADTKEDQEERLLPESVEEAKSENTETTESAVQQEPLKSDDKPEQIAEEVDGNCSSAATEASTANSEPAPAVDETPASVETEPEAAPVASIVEEPLKNDEVNAVKNGSSEADSVQNEFAPVSVENNVEEPKIDCSAEPKIVPSEVTPEESAVAQ from the exons aTGTCGGATACGGCGGAACCCGCTCCAGCAGCCCCAACGACACCAGCGGCAGAGGAAGTAGCTGCCCCGGTAGAGCCTGAGGTTAAAACACCG accAAACGGACTCCATCCAAGCGCAAGGATGCTTTCCAACGTGAAAGCGAGGAACTGCTGAAAACCATGGGCATTGATCCGAACGAGGAAGGGGGTAGACGGCGTACCCGAGCCAGTACCCGCGGTACTCCAACAACACCAGCTACTCCACCGGCCAAAAAGGCTGCGGCAAGCACTCCCTCGGGTCGAGGTCGCGGACGAGGGAAGAAAAATGACGGAGAGGATGCGTCGCCGGAGTCCGAGACCAAAACGCCAAAGAAACGAGGACGGCCGGCCAAGAAGGAGGAAGAGGAAGTTGAAGAAACCGGAGAATCCAAGACCGAGGAAAGCAATGCAAATGACGAGGATGAACCCAAAGAAAAGCAAGCTAAGTTAGACGAAGTGGACTCTAAGGCAAATGAAAACGAAGTGCATGAGGAAACTGAGCAAAAGAAGGTTGGGGAAGATAAGTCGGAGAATGTCGAGAAAGCCGAAAATGTAACTGAGGAAAAGGTCAAATCAGACCCGTCACCCGAACCGGAAAAGATGGAAGTGGACAGTGCTGATACTAAGGAAGATCAAGAAGAACGACTGCTACCTGAATCAGTTGAAGAAGCCAAATCCGAAAACACTGAAACCACGGAATCGGCAGTTCAACAAGAACCACTTAAGTCAGACGATAAACCTGAGCAGATTGCTGAAGAAGTTGATGGGAATTGCAGTTCAGCTGCCACCGAAGCTTCCACTGCCAACAGTGAACCTGCACCTGCTGTTGATGAAACTCCCGCATCTGTCGAAACAGAGCCAGAAGCGGCACCTGTGGCCTCCATCGTTGAAGAACCGCTGAAGAACGACGAGGTCAACGCCGTGAAAAACGGAAGCTCGGAGGCGGATTCGGTCCAGAATGAATTTGCGCCTGTTTCGGTTGAAAACAACGTCGAGGAACCTAAAATAGATTGTAGCG CAGAGCCGAAGATCGTGCCCTCGGAGGTGACACCAGAGGAGTCGGCGGTAGCACAGTAA
- the LOC129759558 gene encoding serine-rich 25 kDa antigen protein isoform X2 — protein sequence MSDTAEPAPAAPTTPAAEEVAAPVEPEVKTPTKRTPSKRKDAFQRESEELLKTMGIDPNEEGGRRRTRASTRGTPTTPATPPAKKAAASTPSGRGRGRGKKNDGEDASPESETKTPKKRGRPAKKEEEEVEETGESKTEESNANDEDEPKEKQAKLDEVDSKANENEVHEETEQKKVGEDKSENVEKAENVTEEKVKSDPSPEPEKMEVDSADTKEDQEERLLPESVEEAKSENTETTESAVQQEPLKSDDKPEQIAEEVDGNCSSAATEASTANSEPAPAVDETPASVETEPEAAPVASIVEEPLKNDEVNAVKNGSSEADSVQNEFAPVSVENNVEEPKIDCSEPKIVPSEVTPEESAVAQ from the exons aTGTCGGATACGGCGGAACCCGCTCCAGCAGCCCCAACGACACCAGCGGCAGAGGAAGTAGCTGCCCCGGTAGAGCCTGAGGTTAAAACACCG accAAACGGACTCCATCCAAGCGCAAGGATGCTTTCCAACGTGAAAGCGAGGAACTGCTGAAAACCATGGGCATTGATCCGAACGAGGAAGGGGGTAGACGGCGTACCCGAGCCAGTACCCGCGGTACTCCAACAACACCAGCTACTCCACCGGCCAAAAAGGCTGCGGCAAGCACTCCCTCGGGTCGAGGTCGCGGACGAGGGAAGAAAAATGACGGAGAGGATGCGTCGCCGGAGTCCGAGACCAAAACGCCAAAGAAACGAGGACGGCCGGCCAAGAAGGAGGAAGAGGAAGTTGAAGAAACCGGAGAATCCAAGACCGAGGAAAGCAATGCAAATGACGAGGATGAACCCAAAGAAAAGCAAGCTAAGTTAGACGAAGTGGACTCTAAGGCAAATGAAAACGAAGTGCATGAGGAAACTGAGCAAAAGAAGGTTGGGGAAGATAAGTCGGAGAATGTCGAGAAAGCCGAAAATGTAACTGAGGAAAAGGTCAAATCAGACCCGTCACCCGAACCGGAAAAGATGGAAGTGGACAGTGCTGATACTAAGGAAGATCAAGAAGAACGACTGCTACCTGAATCAGTTGAAGAAGCCAAATCCGAAAACACTGAAACCACGGAATCGGCAGTTCAACAAGAACCACTTAAGTCAGACGATAAACCTGAGCAGATTGCTGAAGAAGTTGATGGGAATTGCAGTTCAGCTGCCACCGAAGCTTCCACTGCCAACAGTGAACCTGCACCTGCTGTTGATGAAACTCCCGCATCTGTCGAAACAGAGCCAGAAGCGGCACCTGTGGCCTCCATCGTTGAAGAACCGCTGAAGAACGACGAGGTCAACGCCGTGAAAAACGGAAGCTCGGAGGCGGATTCGGTCCAGAATGAATTTGCGCCTGTTTCGGTTGAAAACAACGTCGAGGAACCTAAAATAGATTGTAGCG AGCCGAAGATCGTGCCCTCGGAGGTGACACCAGAGGAGTCGGCGGTAGCACAGTAA
- the LOC129759558 gene encoding serine-rich 25 kDa antigen protein isoform X3: MLLRSFRVIFKSIYKTKRTPSKRKDAFQRESEELLKTMGIDPNEEGGRRRTRASTRGTPTTPATPPAKKAAASTPSGRGRGRGKKNDGEDASPESETKTPKKRGRPAKKEEEEVEETGESKTEESNANDEDEPKEKQAKLDEVDSKANENEVHEETEQKKVGEDKSENVEKAENVTEEKVKSDPSPEPEKMEVDSADTKEDQEERLLPESVEEAKSENTETTESAVQQEPLKSDDKPEQIAEEVDGNCSSAATEASTANSEPAPAVDETPASVETEPEAAPVASIVEEPLKNDEVNAVKNGSSEADSVQNEFAPVSVENNVEEPKIDCSAEPKIVPSEVTPEESAVAQ, translated from the exons ATGTTGCTGCGTAGTTTCcgtgttatttttaaatcaatttacaaG accAAACGGACTCCATCCAAGCGCAAGGATGCTTTCCAACGTGAAAGCGAGGAACTGCTGAAAACCATGGGCATTGATCCGAACGAGGAAGGGGGTAGACGGCGTACCCGAGCCAGTACCCGCGGTACTCCAACAACACCAGCTACTCCACCGGCCAAAAAGGCTGCGGCAAGCACTCCCTCGGGTCGAGGTCGCGGACGAGGGAAGAAAAATGACGGAGAGGATGCGTCGCCGGAGTCCGAGACCAAAACGCCAAAGAAACGAGGACGGCCGGCCAAGAAGGAGGAAGAGGAAGTTGAAGAAACCGGAGAATCCAAGACCGAGGAAAGCAATGCAAATGACGAGGATGAACCCAAAGAAAAGCAAGCTAAGTTAGACGAAGTGGACTCTAAGGCAAATGAAAACGAAGTGCATGAGGAAACTGAGCAAAAGAAGGTTGGGGAAGATAAGTCGGAGAATGTCGAGAAAGCCGAAAATGTAACTGAGGAAAAGGTCAAATCAGACCCGTCACCCGAACCGGAAAAGATGGAAGTGGACAGTGCTGATACTAAGGAAGATCAAGAAGAACGACTGCTACCTGAATCAGTTGAAGAAGCCAAATCCGAAAACACTGAAACCACGGAATCGGCAGTTCAACAAGAACCACTTAAGTCAGACGATAAACCTGAGCAGATTGCTGAAGAAGTTGATGGGAATTGCAGTTCAGCTGCCACCGAAGCTTCCACTGCCAACAGTGAACCTGCACCTGCTGTTGATGAAACTCCCGCATCTGTCGAAACAGAGCCAGAAGCGGCACCTGTGGCCTCCATCGTTGAAGAACCGCTGAAGAACGACGAGGTCAACGCCGTGAAAAACGGAAGCTCGGAGGCGGATTCGGTCCAGAATGAATTTGCGCCTGTTTCGGTTGAAAACAACGTCGAGGAACCTAAAATAGATTGTAGCG CAGAGCCGAAGATCGTGCCCTCGGAGGTGACACCAGAGGAGTCGGCGGTAGCACAGTAA